A single Anopheles maculipalpis chromosome 3RL, idAnoMacuDA_375_x, whole genome shotgun sequence DNA region contains:
- the LOC126563122 gene encoding uncharacterized protein LOC126563122, translating into MSSTNVPKKAPREPKVLLRSTSFQKLCSVSYNFKIEAIQSYKEHIKTVIKLLKIATRVYVISVYFKFITTVLFNEFVVKLYTQLKKNYTTANEASYPSKLDFEHSAPPQSRGPIVSNFISHYKTFVQTILAYTCIGYIGLEIISLVTTLWLASNIPLGLVFLMLDLSYIGFIMCKIALH; encoded by the exons ATGTCTTCCACCAACGTTCCCAAAAAGGCTCCTCGTGAGCCGAAAGTGTTGCTGCGAAGCACTTCGTTCCAGAAGCTTTGTTCCGTATCGTACAACTTCAAAATAGAAG CAATTCAATCGTATAAGGAACACATCAAAACGGTTATAAAACTCCTGAAGATTGCAACCCGTGTGTACGTTATCTCggtttatttcaaatttataacCACCGTCCTCTTCAACGAGTTCGTTGTGAAGCTGTACACCCAACTAAAG AAAAACTACACCACTGCAAACGAAGCATCCTACCCATCTAAGCTGGACTTTGAGCACAGTGCTCCACCACAATCCCGCGGGCCAATTGTTTCGAATTTTATTTCGCACTACAAAACTTTCGTTCAAACAATCCTGGCATACACCTGTATCGGGTACATTGGACTGGAAATCATTTCGCTGGTAACAACACTTTGGTTAGCTTCGAACATACCGCTTGGTCTCGTGTTTCTCATGCTGGACTTGAGCTACATAGGATTCATTATGTGTAAG ATTGCTTTGCACTAA
- the LOC126561830 gene encoding mucolipin-3-like: MSSVYSSSTISNSGDQGESSVSNGSGINRVHNVQIDGTMRPIRPYVSSQRTRTDSDMAVETKEPTEEEGIVESPVLQDARMNEMEERLRRKLQFFFMNPIEKWEAKRRFPYKFVVQVIKIVLVTLQLCLFAHSRYTHVNYTWDNTVTFSHLFLRGWDITMEVNNYPPETGPLSVYMIDEFFKTIDYAAAGYADLPKAIGPYSFPTEDNTMPPMRLCLYRYKDGTIFGFNESYVFNPEIDSLCVDLYQNVTVNGTQAYLHDKEININFSALVKAELTFAIKTVNFKAAGPITAPDCYRFDILILFNNQDHDGQMVLRLEAEPTRLVCHGDVEFIKNSQIDDALRSLLNILVIVICLVSFALCARAIFRAQILRLATCDFFKQAYGKDLSCEGKWEFVNMWYIMIVFNDVLLIIGSALKEQIERKHFIADDWNVCSLLLGVGNSLVWFGVLRYLGFFKTYNVVILTLKKAAPKISRFLLCALLIYAGFTFCGWLVLGPYHIKFRSLSTTSECLFALINGDDMFATFSIMSEKSLMLWWFCRIYLYSFTSLYIYVVLSLFISVIMDAYDTIKKYYKDGFPQSDLRLFVGPISPNDFSSGVFREHEEFDLESMSFLEVLKRICCFTTSSAGPTGYTSLLPKASSSSFVNN, encoded by the coding sequence ATGAGTAGTGTTTACTCATCATCCACTATCTCGAACTCTGGTGACCAAGGAGAAAGCAGTGTATCCAACGGTAGTGGTATTAACCGTGTGCATAACGTACAAATCGATGGCACAATGAGGCCCATACGACCATACGTTTCGAGCCAGCGAACTAGAACCGACAGCGATATGGCGGTGGAAACAAAGGAGCCCACCGAAGAGGAAGGTATCGTCGAGTCACCCGTGCTGCAGGACGCCCGCATGAACGAGATGGAGGAACGGTTACGACGGAAGTTGCAGTTTTTCTTCATGAACCCAATCGAGAAATGGGAAGCGAAGCGCCGTTTTCCGTACAAGTTTGTTGTGCAAGTTATCAAAATAGTCCTCGTAACGCTGCAGCTCTGCCTCTTTGCACATTCCCGCTACACACACGTGAACTACACGTGGGACAATACGGTCACTTTTTCGCATCTGTTCCTGCGCGGCTGGGATATCACGATGGAGGTGAACAACTATCCGCCAGAGACGGGCCCACTATCGGTGTACATGATCGATGAGTTCTTCAAAACGATTGACTATGCCGCAGCCGGTTATGCGGATCTGCCCAAAGCGATCGGACCGTACTCCTTTCCGACCGAAGACAACACGATGCCACCCATGCGATTGTGTCTGTACCGATACAAAGACGGCACCATCTTTGGATTCAACGAGAGCTACGTATTCAACCCGGAAATTGACTCGCTCTGTGTGGACCTGTATCAGAACGTGACCGTCAACGGTACCCAGGCCTATCTGCACGATAAAGAGATTAACATCAACTTTTCCGCGCTGGTAAAGGCGGAACTGACGTTTGCCATCAAAACGGTCAACTTTAAGGCGGCCGGACCGATAACGGCTCCGGACTGCTATCGCTTCGACATACTGATCCTGTTCAACAATCAGGACCACGACGGTCAGATGGTGCTGCGGCTAGAGGCGGAACCAACGCGATTGGTATGCCACGGCGATGTAGAGTTTatcaaaaactctcagatcGATGACGCACTCCGCAGCTTGCTGAACATTCTGGTGATCGTTATCTGTCTCGTGTCGTTTGCTCTGTGTGCACGGGCCATTTTTCGCGCACAGATACTACGGCTGGCAACGTGCGACTTCTTCAAGCAAGCCTACGGCAAGGATCTGAGCTGTGAAGGCAAATGGGAGTTTGTCAACATGTGGTACATCATGATCGTGTTCAATGATGTGCTGCTCATCATCGGATCGGCACTGAAGGAGCAGATCGAACGAAAGCACTTCATTGCAGACGATTGGAACGTATGCTCGCTGCTGCTTGGCGTAGGCAATTCGCTTGTGTGGTTTGGCGTGTTGCGTTACCTCGGATTCTTTAAAACGTACAACGTTGTGATACTAACGCTGAAGAAAGCAGCTCCAAAAATTAGCCGATTTCTTCTTTGTGCACTGTTGATCTACGCCGGATTCACCTTCTGCGGCTGGCTAGTGCTTGGGCCGTATCACATCAAGTTCCGTTCGCTGTCTACCACCTccgaatgtttgtttgcgcTCATCAACGGTGACGACATGTTTGCCACCTTCTCAATCATGTCGGAGAAATCCCTGATGCTGTGGTGGTTTTGCCGCATTTATCTGTACTCCTTTACAAGCCTGTACATCTACGTTGTACTGTCCCTGTTTATTTCCGTCATTATGGACGCGTACGACACGATCAAGAAGTATTACAAGGACGGTTTCCCGCAGAGTGATCTCCGACTGTTTGTTGGACCCATCAGCCCCAACGACTTCTCGAGCGGTGTGTTTCGAGAGCACGAAGAATTTGATCTGGAAAGCATGTCGTTCCTGGAAGTGTTGAAGCGAATATGTTGCTTCACCACCAGTAGCGCCGGCCCGACTGGTTACACATCGTTACTACCAAAGGCTTCCTCGTCTAGCTTTGTAAACAATTAG